The genomic stretch AAAAATATCCGATATGAGATTCAAATTCTCGTTACATGTTGAATCATCGTTATCTTTTATCACCACACTATGCCCCGGTGGGCAACCTTAGTACCTTACCTCATTATTGTATCAAAGAAGAGATGGCAAATATTGAACTAATTATATGGATTTGCTTCATGTAAACCTTCCTACCAATTTATAGATCCATTAGcaaattaattttatttcttttaccAAATTAAAGAATGATGATTAATAATTGCAGAAAATTAACAATTTTTGTTCCTTGCAGAAATACCCTCTTTTTATTACATTTTCCGAGGTCGTACCCTTATCCGCGATATTTCGCAGTCGGTTTCGTCTCAGAAAAGCAAGAAGTAGCGGCGGTGGGTCGGTCGAGCGGCCATGGATGGGAAACAGAGCGCGGCGACGATGGCTCCGCTGTCTACTCCAACGAACCCTGTCGCCCAGCTGCAGGTGCAATTCAAGGAACTAGAGACTGGATTCCGCGCCTGGCTAGCGAAGCAGCCGACGGCCGTAGAGGCTGCCGTCGTCACCGCCACCAGCGCCGCCCAGGGCGCCTTCATCGGCGCCCTCATGGGATCTCTCACCTCAGACGCCGCCATCCCCACCCCTCCTCCTAATGCCCCTGGCTTCAACCCCCAAGCCATGGCCTCCCTCAAGCAAGCGCAGGTTCCTCTTTGTTCTATATTTTCCTCCCTGTCTCTCACTTTCCTTTTCCACTCATTTCCGCTTGGATTGGTGTAATCTTTATGAATACGCGCTTTTCTTGATTAAGTGAGAAGATGTATTTCTTGTCTTCCGATTTCTTTGATGTTGATGATGCACAAAATGTATAATTGATGATGTAAATGCGTTCCACACTGCCCACTATACAGTTCGTGCCGCTTCTTTTGATTTGTTATTAGCTCGTCTGTTTCTGGGTTTTAATCAAATGGGTCCTTTTTCCTCTGTTAGACCACCATAATATTGTTTGATATTAAGAGTTTCTTTTGCAATGTCTATATAACAGTTACTTGGATATCCAAGCTTCAAACAACCGAGTTATATACTTTTTTTTTGGCTAAACGGTTATATACTTATTTGCATATGCTGATTCTTAAAATACAAtttctctttgtcttcttcttctaccAATGCCGCATGTTTTATCCTAAAGTAACATAAACAGAGAGCCTTTATATTCTACACGGAACTTTTAGATATGTATGCACTCAAGAATGCTCTTCTTGCATTTATATTGCAGGCTTTTACAGGTGGTCCCTTGGTTCAAGCTCGCAATTTTGCTGTTATGACAGGTACTAATGCAGGCATATCATGCGTGATGAGAAGAATAAGAGGAGTTGAGGACATGCAAAGTAGGTGAGATTCTTGAGTTCATACTTGTGTTATGTTGTGACTTGTGATTACTGAATCATGTTAAGTTTTGATGGAATCAAATAAGtcttgtctaacactttgatttctgagcaatttctaattttaggttTCCAGGGCACATAGATAGAAGACTTCTGTGGACCATAGAGATCCATGCTGATTTCCTTACTATAAAGGGCACCATACATGAGAAATTCCCATGCCACTTACATATGAAATGAGCAGTCAACTAAATTGTTTGAATGACAATGTCACTGCAttattttttccaatttttttcttaaaaaaatggtgattgtttttgtttatattttcatCCTTTAGATACATTTTTCTCCAACAAAATATTTATTGAAAGATAGCATCGttggtaaaataaaaatttcttgaTATTTGAGAGTGTACTACTCTTATCAGTAGCATCA from Zingiber officinale cultivar Zhangliang chromosome 5B, Zo_v1.1, whole genome shotgun sequence encodes the following:
- the LOC121984269 gene encoding chloroplastic import inner membrane translocase subunit HP30-2-like is translated as MDGKQSAATMAPLSTPTNPVAQLQVQFKELETGFRAWLAKQPTAVEAAVVTATSAAQGAFIGALMGSLTSDAAIPTPPPNAPGFNPQAMASLKQAQAFTGGPLVQARNFAVMTGTNAGISCVMRRIRGVEDMQSSMVAAFGSGAMFSLVSGMGGPNQALNAVTSGLFFSLVQGGIFKVSEKFSQPPAEDMFYSRTKGMLTSLGLQNYEKNFKKGLLNDATLPLLTDSALRDVKIPPGPRLLILDHIQRNPDLVKR